The following coding sequences are from one Onychomys torridus chromosome 16, mOncTor1.1, whole genome shotgun sequence window:
- the LOC118597047 gene encoding zinc finger protein 431-like has translation MNSLTYDDVHINFTCKEWALLDPSQKRLYKDVMLETYSNLTAIGYKWEDHNIEEHCQRFRRHGR, from the exons AATTCATTGACCTATGATGATGTGCATATCAACTTCACTTGCAaagagtgggctttgctggatccttcccagaagagactctacaaagatgtgatgctggaaaccTACAGTAACCTTACTGCCATAG GCTACAAATGGGAAGACCATAATATcgaagaacattgtcaaagatTTCGAagacatggaaggtaa